ACCGTCAGGCCGCCGACCAGCGGCGTGAACACGAGCGCGAGGAGCAGGCCTTCGAGGTACTCCGGGAGCGCGGGGAGGGTCAGCTCGTTCTCCGTCAGGGCGTCGAACCGCGCGCGGAGGGAGGCGACGTCGCGGAGGCGGAGCACGCACTCGGCCGCCCACAAAAGCGCGAGCTTGGGCGGGTCGGCCGTGACCGGGCCCGCCTGGCGGACCGCGATGACGAGCTGGCTCCGCTCGCAGCCCAGCGAGAGGGCCAGGCTCTCCAGGGTGAAGATGAACTGGAGCATCGCCGCCAGGTCGCCCGGCTGCACGCCCCGGTCGGCGAAGGCGTTGGGCAGCATCGTCGCGTAGTGGGAATACCCCGTCGTGACGAACCGCCGGAGCCAGGCGGGGAGCCCGGCCGCGGTCGTCCGGTAGTAGTGGACGAGCCGGGCGATCCGCGCGTGGATCTCGCGCGCCTGCCGCGCGTCGGGCTCCTTCACCAGCAGGTCGACGGCCCGATCGCCCAGCTCCTCGACGAGCCGGTCGCTCTTGAGGAACAACAAGCCGTCCTCGGCCGCGCGGAGGGCGTCGACCGCGTTCGCGTCGGGGCCGAACGCCGCCTTCTTCAGCCGGCGTTCCAGGACGTGCTCGACCGTCACGCCTTCATATCCGAGCTGGATGACCTGCCCCTGGTTCTTGCCGATCGCCAGGTCCCAGCTCTCTTGCCGGGGGACGTGCCCGAGCAGCCGCTGGCCCATGATCGGCCGCACGACGCCGGGCGGCATCAGGTACAGGAGCTTCCAGAGCAGGTCGGAACACGGCAGCAGCTCGGGCGACTTGCGGAAGTCCAGCAGGGCGCGCTGGATCGTCCGCGATTCGAGCGCGATCGGCAGCGGCGCGAGCCGGTCGTAGACGTCGCGGGCGAGCGGCGGCAGCGACTCGAAGCCGATCCGGCCGACCCGGTCTCCGCCCAGGAGGATGTCGCAGAGGCGGCCGACGTCGCGCTTGCCCGGCACGACGTCCTTCTCGAGGCAGGTGATCGCCGCGTCGCGGAAGTCGTACGGCGTCGGGTGCCGGCGGTTGCGCAGGTTCGCCAGCAGGACGGCCGTCTGGTAGGTCGCGATGCCGTCGGCCGTCGACGCGAGGTAGCCGTCCTTGCGGGCCAGCTCGACGATCCGCACGCAGTTCTTGAGCAGCTCCTCCTCGTCCGACTCGACCTGCGCCGGCGGCCCCTGGAGGTAGTCGAGTAGGCGGCCGGGCGCGGCGCCGGTCTCCAGGGGGGGCGGGGCCGCGGCCGCGACGGCCTTGACCTTCCGCTTCGGCTTCGCCGGGGCCTCGGGCTCGGGCACCGCCTCGGGCGCGGCGGCGTCGCCGTCCTTGCGCGCCCGCTTCTTCTCGGTCGGCTTGAGGGCGAACGGCTTGAGCGAGTGCCGGGCCAGGCTCTTGCGCCAGCGGGCCTCGGCGAGCGTCACCGCGCCGCGGGGGTGGCCGAACTGGTGGCAGATCGCGCTGTAGCTGCTGGGGAGCAGGCCGTAGAGCCAGGTGGTCGGCGTGCTCGGGGGGACGTCCCAGACGGCGTCGGTCGCCAGCCCGAACTCGGCGACGCGGCTGGCGGCGTGGGCCGCGCCGCAGACGTAGAGGGCGTCGCGGGGGTCGACCGAAGAGGCCCGCAGGTCCTGCTTGATGCGCGTCCACATGTGGCGCTCGCGAAGCTCGTCGGAGCGGCGGTCGCGGTCGGTGGTCCCCAGGCGGCGGAAGAGGCTGCCGATCAGGAAGAGCACCTGGCGGTAGGCCGGATAGCCGGCGTCGACGACGGCCTCCTCGACGTACTGGTCGTACCACTCGCTGAAGTGCTGGACGCGGGCGTTCTTCAGCAGGACCCGGCGGAAGACGTCGAACGTGGGGGCGAGCGAGCCGATCTCGACGCCGACGGCCGAGCCGTGCATGCCGGCCTCCTCGTCGTCGGAGCCGGGCTCGTCGGGGACGGCCTTCTCCAGGGCGTCGGACTCCTGGGGCATCCACTGGAAGACGTGGTCGGCCGAGCGGTCGACGAAGACCAGGTCCGTCCCCGGGTTCTCGAGCGCGTAGGCGATCGCCTGGTACTCGGCCGAGAACTCGGTGAGCGGGCAGACGAGGCTCAGCGGCGCCCAGGCCGCCGGGAAGTGCTCGGACGACGAGGCGAACGCCTGGAGGGCGACCGGCGCGCGGCAGTCGCGGAGGCCCTCGATCACCGGCCGGAGGTCCTCGCAGCACTCCAAGAAGATCGTCCGCGGCGGCCGCGCCGCCAGCCTTCGCGCCATGTGCAGGGCCGACGACGGCGAGTGGTGGCAGACCGGGAAGATCTCCAGGGGCTCGCGGAACGCGCGCTCGACGTCGTCGACGAGGCCGCCGAGGATCGCGCCCAGCGGCCGCGCGTCGTCGGCGAACGCGCCGGCGGCGGCGAGGAGCTGGTCCCGCAGCGGCGCGAACGAGACGGGGAGGTCGTCGGCGGGGTCGGCCGGCCGGGTCATGGCGTCACCTCATCCCTTCCAGCGCGTCCTTGCCCGCGGCCTCGAACGGGTCCCATGGGCCGCCTTCCTTCTTCGCCCGCTTGGCGACCCCGGCGTGCCAGAACTTGTTGAGGATCGAGACGTCTTCCGGGATGCGCCGCACCAGCGTGCCGACCAGCGAACGGGCCAGCACGCCGGGCGCGAGCGAGCCGTCGCCGAAGAAGCGGCCGTGGAGGATCGCGTCCTCCAGCACGCCGATCTGCTCGGCCGTCGAGAGCGCGCTCTCCAGCCGGTCGTCCTCGGACGTCGCGGACGCCGCGGCCTCGCGGAGGTCGGCGAAGGTCTGGAGCAGGATGTCCAACAGCGCAGGCGGCGTCTCGACCTCGAACCGGTTCCGGGCCAGCAGTTCCTTGGTCCGGAAGAGCACGATCTCGCGCTCGGTCTTCTTGTCGGTGACGACGGGGATCTGCACGAAGTTGAACCGCCGCTTGAGGGCCGACGACAACTCGTTGACGCCCCGGTCGCGGGCGTTGGCCGTGGCGATGATGTTGAACCCCGGCCGGGCGAAGACGACGTCGTCTCCCTTCAGCTCGGGGATCGAGACGTACTTCTCCGACAGGATCGAGATCAGGGCGTCCTGCACGTCGCTGCTGCACCGGGTCAGCTCTTCGAACCGGCCCATCAGGCCCCCCTGCATGGCCGTCATGATCGGCGAGGGGATCAGGCTCTCGCGCGACTGGCCGGCGGCGATGACCATCGCCACGTTCCACGAATACTTGACGTGGTCCTCGGTGGTGCCGGCGGTCCCCTGGACCACGCGCGTGCTGTCGCCGCAGACGGCCGCGGCGAGCAGCTCGGCGAGCCAGCTCTTGCCCGTCCCCGGGTCGCCGATCAGGAGCAGGCCCCGGTCGCTCGCCAGCGTGACGATCGCGCGCTCGACCGTGCCGGGGTCGCCGAAGAACTTGGGCCGGATCTCGCGCTCCAGCCGGTCCGACGGCGACGAGCCGAGCACGAACACCCGGACCAGCCGCGGCGAGAGCCGCCACGACGCCGGCCGCGCGTCGCCGTCGACGGAGCGGAGCCATGCCAGCTCCTCCGCGTACTTCGCCTCCGCGGGCTCGCGGAGGATCTCGCCCGCGCCTGCGGCCGCGGGCTCGGTTTCGGCTTCCGATGCGGCCGACTTCGCCTTGGACATGGCTCGACTCCGGTCGGGTTACCTGAGCTGCTTCTTGAGCTCGACGATGAGCTTCTTGATGTTGCCGGTGAGCACCGGCAGGCCGATGCCCTTGAGCTGCTTGCGGAACCACTCGTTGACGCTGAAATACCCCTTGCCGCTCACCGAGCCGACCGGGATGAAATGGACGCCCGACTGCTTGACGGCCTTGATCATCTCGAACAGCGGCCGGTCGTTCTGGAACTCGTAGAAGTCGGAGATCCAGACCATAGTGGTGCGCCGGGGGTCGAAGATCAGGCCGCGGGCGTGGAGCATGGCCTTGGGCCCGTCGTTGCCCCCCCCCAGGTCGGTCCGCATCAGCGACTCGAACGGGTCGGCGGCCCAGGCGGACAGGTCGATGACGTTGGTGTCGAACGCCACGAGCGAGACGACCACCCGCGGCAGGGTCGCGAAGATCGACGCCAGGATCGCGCACTGGACCATCGCGTCGACCATCGAGCCCGACTGGTCGACTACGACGATCAGGTACTTGTTCAGCGACTTCTGCGCGGTGCGGCGGTAGAAGAGCCGGTCGACGTAGAGCCGGCCGTCTTCCGGGTTGTAGTTCGGCAGGTTCTTCCAGACGGTCCGCTTGAGGTCCAGGTTGCGGTAGACCCGCTTGGGGGGGACGGAGGCGTCGATCTCGCCGGATTTGGCGCTGAAGACCTGGCGCTTGAGGACCGCCGCCAGGTCGTCGACGTACTTCTTGATGAGCCGCCGGGCGTTGGCCAGGGCGGGCCCGGTGAGGTTCGACTTGTCGCGCAAAAGCTGCTCCACGAGCGGCAGCGTCGGGCTGAGCTGCGCGGCGAGGCGGTCGTCCTTGAGGACCTCGCGCAGGTCCATGCGCTTGACGAGGTCGCTCTCCATCGCGACCAGCTCCTCGCGAAGCTGGTGGTCGTCGACCCGCGGGGCGTTGCCGCTGACGCCCGCGCCGGAGCCGCCGGCCACGGGAGCCCCCGCCCCGCCGCCGCCCGGGCGCAGGCTCCCCGGGCCCATCCCCATGCAGCGCTCCAGGGCGGCGACGTCCTGGCACCACTGGTTGTACTGGGCCGCGGTGCAGTTCGGCGAGCGGGTGTTCGGGCCGAAGACGTTCAGCAGCAGCTTGGAATAGGCGAACGTGCGGCGGAGGTCCGCGTCGGCGTCGGCCGGCGGCGGCTCCGTCCCCTCCGGAAGCTCCTGGATGCAGGCCTGGACGGCGTCGAAATCGGGCTTCACTTTGGGGTGGCGGTGGATCAGGACGTCCACGCCGATCCCGGGGTCGAGGATCGCCCGGGGGAGGTCGAGCCGGTCGGCCAGCTCGACGGCCGTCGCCTCGAACGCCGCGCCGGCCTCCTCCAGGCCGCTGGTCGCCGCGAGGAGCCGCCAGTAGAGCATCTGCCGCTGGTTGAGCGCGACCGGGTCGGGCATCGACCACCTCAACTTTTCCGGAGCAGCCGGCCGGACCGCTCCTTCAGGACGTCGAGCGCGGGGTTCTTGAGCTTCTTCCGCCGATCCGCGAGGTCCTCGCCGCTGATCACGTATTTCTTCCGCGTCCCCGCGCAGAGGGGCTGGACGCGCCAGCCGCCGCGATCGAAGCGCAGCAGCCCGATCAGCTCGGCCGCGTCCGCGACGATTTCCGCGGTCAGCTCGCTCCCGTCCGGGAGGCGTTCCCAGGCGATCGGCAGCCCGTGGCCGGCGGCGAGCCGGACGGGCTCGGCGATGTGCACCGGGTGGCGGAACAGCGCGGGCGGCGGCGGCAGGGCGGTCAGCCGGTCGGCGGCCGCGAACGGGTCGGCCCCGCCGGCGACCCCGGGCGGCGAGCGGAGGATCAGGTCGCCGTCGGCCCGCAGCTCGGCGTCCGCGATCTTCAGCGTCTTGCGGCCGTCGAGCGCCTGCAAGATCGGCCCGGCGACCGGCCCGAAGAGGTCCCAGGCCTCGGCCCCGGCGAGCGCGTCCACCTTGTAGCCGGAGAAGGGCACGCGAACCGTCCGCGGCTCGCCGTCGTCGAACAGGCCGTAGAGCACGGCGCAGAGGAAGTTCTCGTGCGCCTGGACGTCCAAGCCCAGCGGCGTGAGGACGCCGGCCGCCTCGCGGAAGGTCGACGACCCCGGGGCCTGGTGGGTCCGGATCATGGCCGCCGACCACAGGTCGCCCCAGCGGAAGGCGGGCAGGGCCGGCTGTTTCGAGGTCGGCGCGTATCGGATCAGCTCGTTGCTGAAGCCCGTCAGCAGGGCCGCCAGGCCGGTGAGGTCGGGGTCGGCCTGGAGGTTCTCCAGGGTCGCCGCGAAAGGGGCCACCGAGGTCTCCTCCAGGTGCTTCAGGCCGGCGATCGCCAGCTCGGAGAGCCATTGCTGGACGCTGGCCAAGAGCGCGGCCGAGCCCCCCGGCGGCGGGGGCGGCGGCTCCTCGGACGGCGGCGAGGGCCTCCCCAGCGCCTCTCGGGCCTGGGCGACGAGCGCGTCGTAAGCGGCGCCGAGGAGGGCGACCCGCGCCGACGCCAGCGCGAGGAACGACCGCGCGACGAACTCGCTGCGGCCGACGGCCGCGACGGCCTCCGCCACCGCCGCTCCCAGCGGCGAGCCCTCGAAGACGCCGACGAGGGCCCCCAGCCGGTCCCGGTGCTCGTCGCCCAGTCGGGCGAAGCCGTGGATCAGCGCCTCGTCGAGTTGCTCGACCAGCCCGAGGGCCTCGTCCACCCCCGGCGGCGGCGTCGTCGGCGCGCTCATGACACGAACCATCCCATCTCCAGCACGGTGCCCGGCCGCGACGTCAACTCGCAGTAGCGCAGGTAGTTCAGGAACCGGCTGAAGACGACCCCCGGCGACTCCTTCCGCTCGGCCCCCCGGAGCGCCCCGAACAGCGCCGGGGCGTCGTCCGCCGTCGCCACGTCCGCCACCCCGAGGTATGCGGCCACCCGCGCCGCGCCGAACTGGAGGATGGCCTCGTCGACCATCTCGCGGATGTGCTTGCAAGGGCCCCCGCCGAGGCCGCCGCACGGCCGGTTGTTGTTCGTGCAGCAGTAATAGTCGCCGCCGGCGGCGACGAACGAGACGTAGACGCGGTCGACGTCCGACCCGCTCGAGACGACCCCCTGCACCCGGCCGCCGGCCAGTTCCACGAACGGCACGACCTTCACCGTCCGCCGCCCCGCCGGGACGACCCCCTCGACGACGCTCGCGCGCTCCAGCATGGCCATCCTCGCTGCGAGGATTCTTACGCCCGGCCGGACGCCGCCGTCCGACCCGGATGTTGGACTATTGAACAGTACACCTCTGTCGGAATCAAGGGCCCGGAGCCGGTCGTTGCTTTTCGTCATCGCGGACCCTCGCCGGGGCGAGGTGGCGGCCGAGGACCGTCAATCGGCCGAAGCCTCCCGACGGGTCGCGGCGCGGCCGCGAAATGATCAGAATAGATCCCGGCCCCTCGACGTTCGACGGGGGACCGACGCGCCGGGCCTCGTTTGATGAAGGGGCTCGGTCCCATTCTCCGCGTCTCTCATCGGCGGCGACGACTCGTCAACCAAGATCCTGGAGAAGGAAAGGGCGGCCCCACATGAGACCTCTCCGCGGACGTTCGTTCTCCCTTCGGCCGGCCCGCACGGCCGCTCCCGCCGCCTGGATCGTCCTGGCGGCCCTGTCGCTCTCGAACGCCGGCGCGGGCGCGAGGGCCCAGGCCCCGCCCGCCGCGTCCAGCTACGACCAGCTCGCCCCGGTCCTGCTGGGCAAGGAGACGTTCCAGGACGTCGTGGCCCGGGACAAGGCCGAGAAGGCCGCCGTCGCGGCCCGCCACAAAGCGCTGCTCGAATCGCGGTACGACCTCGCCCCCCGGCCCGACCCCGCGCTGCGGATGTCGCGCGGCAAGCCCGTGCAGGTCGGGCCGACGGCCCGGCTCGCCGAGGGGACGACCTGGGAATCGCTGGCCGCGACCTCGCCGGAGGACGTCCGCTCCAGGGGGATCTTCCCCAAGGGCTACCTCCCCCTGCCCCACCCCAAGCACGAGGTCGGCGGCATGGTCTTCCCGCAGAACCAGCTCAAGGCCTTCCCCAGGCTGGAGCGGTTCGACCTCGACTTCGACCTGCCCGACCACTTCCTGCCCGAGTTCCCGCCGGCCCTCTACCTGACCAGCCGCTCGGACCTCGGCGACGTCTCGCAGGGCAAGGTGATCACGGTCGACAACTTCCAGCAGATCTTCGCGGGGATCCTCAATTCCAAGGACCTGGAGGGGATGCGGCTGCTCGTCACCCAGTTCCCGCAGCAGCAGTTCAACGCCACGGCCGACCGCAAGACCGAGAACCCGCTCGGGATGCAGGGGGTCGCCTGCTTCGACTGCCACGTCAACGGCCACACGTCGGCGGCGACCCACCTGGCGGGCGACATCCGGCCCCAGTCGCATCGCCGCCGGATCGACACGACCAGCCTGCGCGGCCTCAACGTCCAGCGTCTCTTCGGCTCGCAACGGGCGCTCAAGACGGTCGAGGACTTCACCGAGTTCGAGCAGCGCGGCGCGTATTTCGACGGCGACCAGGTGTCGGCCGCGGCCAAGGGGGTGAACCCCCTGGAGCGGGGCAGCCAGGTCCACTTCATGGCGGAAATGCAGGAGCTGATCGATTTCCCCCCCGCCCCGGGCCTTGACGTCTTCGGTAGAATCGACGCCCGGAAGTTCGGCCCCGACACCCCGGAGGCGCGCGGCCAGGCGTTGTTCACGGGCAAAGCCCAGTGCGCCGCCTGCCACCCGGCGCCCTACTACACCGACGGCTCGATGCACGACCTGAAGGTCGAGCGTTTCTACCAGACCCAGACCATCAACGGGCTGGTCGCGACCCGCCAGGGACCGATCAAGACGTTCACCCTGCGAGGGATCAAGGAATCGCCCCCGTACCTCCACGACGGGCGCCTGCTCACGCTGGAAGACGCCGTGGAGTTCTTCAACCTGATCCTGGAACTGCACCTGACCCCCGGCGAGAAGACCGACCTGGTCGCCTTCATGAGGCAGCTCTGAGCTGCGTGGCAGACCCGCCCCGGAACCGAAGGAGAGCCGATCGATGTCGGACGAGGATCGCCGCCCCGAGGAGACCCCCACGACGCCCGCGGTCGGATTCGGCCCCAACGCGGGCGGGGCCTTTTCCCAGGAGGACTACCACCACCCGGCCGCCGGGTGGGGGGCCGCGATCAGCGTCGGCAAGGTGCTGGTCAAGCAGCGCGAGGTGCTCGACGGCGCCCGCGTGGTCTTCGACATGAACCACGAGAACGGCGGCTACGACTGCCCCGGATGCGCCTGGCCCGACGACCGCCACGGCCTGACCATGGACATCTGCGAGAACGGCATCAAGCACGCCACCTGGGAGATGACCAAGAAGAAGGCGACCCCCGAGTTCTTCGCCGCCCACACGGTCTCGGAACTCGCGACCTGGACCGACTTCGCCCTGGAGGACGCCGGCCGCCTGACCGAGCCGATGCGGTACGACGCCGCGTCGGACAAGTACGTCGCGGTGACGTGGGACGAGGCCTTCGCCCTGGTCGGGAAGCACGTCCGGGGGCTGGGCGACCCGAACCGGGCGGCCTTCTACACCTCGGGCCGGCTGAGCAACGAGGCGACCTTCCTGCTCCAGCTCTGGGCCCGCGAGCTGGGGACGAACAACCTCCCCGACTGCTCGAACATGTGCCACGAGGCCAGCGGCCGGGCGATGCAGGCGGCCATCGGCACCGGCAAGGGGACGTGCGACCTGGTCGATTGGCAGAAGACCGACTGCCTGATCGTGATGGGCGTCAACGCGGCCTCGAACGCGCCCCGGATGCTGACCTCGCTGGCCGAGGCCTACCGCCGGGGGGCGAGCATCGTCCACATCAACCCGCTCGTCGAGGCGGCCGCCCGCAGGACGATCGTGCCGCACGACATCCTGCGGATGGCGACCTTCCAGTCGACGAAGACGAGCACGCTCAACATCCAGCCCCGGATCGCCGGCGACCTCGCGCTCATGCGCGGGATCGCCAAGCACCTGTTCGAGGCCGTCGCCGCCGACCCGAAGGCGATCGACCACTGCTTCATCGAGAACCACACCTCGGGCTTCGAGGCCTACCGCTCGCGGGTCGAGGCGACCTCGTGGGCGGAGCTGGAGCGGCAGTCCGGCGTGCCGACGGCCCGGATCCGCGAGCTGGGCGAGGTCTACCGCAAGGCGCGGGCGGCGATCATCGGCTGGTGCCTGGGCGTGACCCAGCAGGAGCACGCCGGCGACACGATCCGCGAGATCGTCAACGTCCTGCTCCTACGGGGCAACATCGGCCGCGAGGGGGCCGGGCCCTGCCCGATCCGCGGCCACTCGAACGTGCAGGGGAACCGCACGTGCGGGATCGACCACCGGCCCGGCGAGGCCTGGCTCGCCCGCCTGGATCAGGCCTGCGGCATCACCTCGCCGCGGGCCCACGGCCTCGACACCGTCCGCGTGATCCCGGCGATGGCGCGCGGCGACGTGAAGGTGTTCGTCGCGCTGGGCGGCAACTTCGCGCTAGCCGCCCCCGACCCGGCCTACACGTTCCCGGCGCTGCGGAACTGCGACCTGACGGTCCAGGTGAGCACCAAGCTCAACCGCAGCCACGTCGTCCACGGCCGCGACGCCCTGATCCTGCCCTGCCTGGGGCGGACCGAGAAGGACCACGGCGCGACCGGCCTGCAGGGGATCACCGTCGAGGACTCGATGAGCATGGTCCACCTCTCGTTCGGCATGAAGGAGCCGCGCTCGCCGCACCTGCGGCCGGAGCCGGCGATCATCGCCGGCATGGCCGCGGCGTCGCTGACGGGCACGAAGACCCCCTGGTCCGTCTAC
The DNA window shown above is from Paludisphaera mucosa and carries:
- a CDS encoding DUF5682 family protein, yielding MTRPADPADDLPVSFAPLRDQLLAAAGAFADDARPLGAILGGLVDDVERAFREPLEIFPVCHHSPSSALHMARRLAARPPRTIFLECCEDLRPVIEGLRDCRAPVALQAFASSSEHFPAAWAPLSLVCPLTEFSAEYQAIAYALENPGTDLVFVDRSADHVFQWMPQESDALEKAVPDEPGSDDEEAGMHGSAVGVEIGSLAPTFDVFRRVLLKNARVQHFSEWYDQYVEEAVVDAGYPAYRQVLFLIGSLFRRLGTTDRDRRSDELRERHMWTRIKQDLRASSVDPRDALYVCGAAHAASRVAEFGLATDAVWDVPPSTPTTWLYGLLPSSYSAICHQFGHPRGAVTLAEARWRKSLARHSLKPFALKPTEKKRARKDGDAAAPEAVPEPEAPAKPKRKVKAVAAAAPPPLETGAAPGRLLDYLQGPPAQVESDEEELLKNCVRIVELARKDGYLASTADGIATYQTAVLLANLRNRRHPTPYDFRDAAITCLEKDVVPGKRDVGRLCDILLGGDRVGRIGFESLPPLARDVYDRLAPLPIALESRTIQRALLDFRKSPELLPCSDLLWKLLYLMPPGVVRPIMGQRLLGHVPRQESWDLAIGKNQGQVIQLGYEGVTVEHVLERRLKKAAFGPDANAVDALRAAEDGLLFLKSDRLVEELGDRAVDLLVKEPDARQAREIHARIARLVHYYRTTAAGLPAWLRRFVTTGYSHYATMLPNAFADRGVQPGDLAAMLQFIFTLESLALSLGCERSQLVIAVRQAGPVTADPPKLALLWAAECVLRLRDVASLRARFDALTENELTLPALPEYLEGLLLALVFTPLVGGLTVELLSKAFERLPDRLLMPWMPKLLRMLRPHADAALPVLVKEAAAVFPSGLDALAAWTPPWNRNRSEAEKPDFEVASPAPARAASGPAERAAAALLAAHPATTDALATAMGLSTTWSEAEPTPASHSASPPNPPEVEAARALLRAFPATSRAVGSLLG
- a CDS encoding ATP-binding protein; this encodes MLREPAEAKYAEELAWLRSVDGDARPASWRLSPRLVRVFVLGSSPSDRLEREIRPKFFGDPGTVERAIVTLASDRGLLLIGDPGTGKSWLAELLAAAVCGDSTRVVQGTAGTTEDHVKYSWNVAMVIAAGQSRESLIPSPIMTAMQGGLMGRFEELTRCSSDVQDALISILSEKYVSIPELKGDDVVFARPGFNIIATANARDRGVNELSSALKRRFNFVQIPVVTDKKTEREIVLFRTKELLARNRFEVETPPALLDILLQTFADLREAAASATSEDDRLESALSTAEQIGVLEDAILHGRFFGDGSLAPGVLARSLVGTLVRRIPEDVSILNKFWHAGVAKRAKKEGGPWDPFEAAGKDALEGMR
- a CDS encoding vWA domain-containing protein; this translates as MPDPVALNQRQMLYWRLLAATSGLEEAGAAFEATAVELADRLDLPRAILDPGIGVDVLIHRHPKVKPDFDAVQACIQELPEGTEPPPADADADLRRTFAYSKLLLNVFGPNTRSPNCTAAQYNQWCQDVAALERCMGMGPGSLRPGGGGAGAPVAGGSGAGVSGNAPRVDDHQLREELVAMESDLVKRMDLREVLKDDRLAAQLSPTLPLVEQLLRDKSNLTGPALANARRLIKKYVDDLAAVLKRQVFSAKSGEIDASVPPKRVYRNLDLKRTVWKNLPNYNPEDGRLYVDRLFYRRTAQKSLNKYLIVVVDQSGSMVDAMVQCAILASIFATLPRVVVSLVAFDTNVIDLSAWAADPFESLMRTDLGGGNDGPKAMLHARGLIFDPRRTTMVWISDFYEFQNDRPLFEMIKAVKQSGVHFIPVGSVSGKGYFSVNEWFRKQLKGIGLPVLTGNIKKLIVELKKQLR
- a CDS encoding cytochrome B6, yielding MRPLRGRSFSLRPARTAAPAAWIVLAALSLSNAGAGARAQAPPAASSYDQLAPVLLGKETFQDVVARDKAEKAAVAARHKALLESRYDLAPRPDPALRMSRGKPVQVGPTARLAEGTTWESLAATSPEDVRSRGIFPKGYLPLPHPKHEVGGMVFPQNQLKAFPRLERFDLDFDLPDHFLPEFPPALYLTSRSDLGDVSQGKVITVDNFQQIFAGILNSKDLEGMRLLVTQFPQQQFNATADRKTENPLGMQGVACFDCHVNGHTSAATHLAGDIRPQSHRRRIDTTSLRGLNVQRLFGSQRALKTVEDFTEFEQRGAYFDGDQVSAAAKGVNPLERGSQVHFMAEMQELIDFPPAPGLDVFGRIDARKFGPDTPEARGQALFTGKAQCAACHPAPYYTDGSMHDLKVERFYQTQTINGLVATRQGPIKTFTLRGIKESPPYLHDGRLLTLEDAVEFFNLILELHLTPGEKTDLVAFMRQL
- a CDS encoding FdhF/YdeP family oxidoreductase: MSDEDRRPEETPTTPAVGFGPNAGGAFSQEDYHHPAAGWGAAISVGKVLVKQREVLDGARVVFDMNHENGGYDCPGCAWPDDRHGLTMDICENGIKHATWEMTKKKATPEFFAAHTVSELATWTDFALEDAGRLTEPMRYDAASDKYVAVTWDEAFALVGKHVRGLGDPNRAAFYTSGRLSNEATFLLQLWARELGTNNLPDCSNMCHEASGRAMQAAIGTGKGTCDLVDWQKTDCLIVMGVNAASNAPRMLTSLAEAYRRGASIVHINPLVEAAARRTIVPHDILRMATFQSTKTSTLNIQPRIAGDLALMRGIAKHLFEAVAADPKAIDHCFIENHTSGFEAYRSRVEATSWAELERQSGVPTARIRELGEVYRKARAAIIGWCLGVTQQEHAGDTIREIVNVLLLRGNIGREGAGPCPIRGHSNVQGNRTCGIDHRPGEAWLARLDQACGITSPRAHGLDTVRVIPAMARGDVKVFVALGGNFALAAPDPAYTFPALRNCDLTVQVSTKLNRSHVVHGRDALILPCLGRTEKDHGATGLQGITVEDSMSMVHLSFGMKEPRSPHLRPEPAIIAGMAAASLTGTKTPWSVYAGDYDRIRDTMAEAIEGFEDFNRRVRQPLGFRLKQPARELVFLTKTGRAEFSDVPLPDAVPAPGRLILGTMRSHDQWNTTIYSDDDRYRGVKNLRTLVFMNADDMRERGLAKYDLIDVTSFAKDGSTRAVRGYRALPYDLPRGSAMGYMPELNVLCPIGDYSPQSDQPLMKHVVVEVVPSRLAAPRSEV